A single Ignavibacteriales bacterium DNA region contains:
- a CDS encoding EutN/CcmL family microcompartment protein, whose translation MILAKVKGNIVATQKDSHLVGHKLLIVQPVDLSGEYLSSSEIVAIDLTGAGAGETVLVTQEGDAVQQILGHNKAPVNTIIVGIVDSVDVEG comes from the coding sequence TTGATACTGGCAAAAGTTAAAGGAAACATTGTTGCAACCCAGAAGGACTCCCACCTGGTGGGACATAAACTTCTGATTGTGCAGCCGGTTGATCTTTCTGGGGAATATCTCTCTTCATCTGAAATAGTCGCTATTGATCTGACAGGAGCCGGAGCAGGTGAAACTGTTCTGGTTACGCAGGAGGGAGATGCAGTTCAGCAAATTCTGGGACATAATAAAGCACCTGTAAATACTATTATTGTCGGAATCGTTGACTCAGTTGATGTAGAGGGGTAA
- the dprA gene encoding DNA-protecting protein DprA yields MFGQEIRELSALRLLLSVEGVGSKKIASLVSKFRSPSQILDSSVNSLAASEGIGPLLASRINLAAKGIDVFTQTTQKLIDTCHRKDIGLLTLWDDEYPYLLKNISDPPVILYYKGALLNQEVNPVAIVGTRTPTQYGKNQAERMAVILAQKNITIISGMARGIDSIAHRGALSAGARTLAILGSGVDVIYPPENADLAYEITKNGLLLSEFEPGTKPDGINFPKRNRIIAGMSLGTIVVESGIEGGAIHTAKLALDSGREVFAIPGNIGVKQSEGPNYLIQNSGAKLVTSADDVISELRIEAGEKSISSPPPEIFNLNIFEEKIISLLNKENPVHIDSISKLAGMSTYDALTHLLQLEFKGAVKQLPGKNFITSF; encoded by the coding sequence GTGTTCGGCCAGGAAATCAGGGAACTCTCAGCACTGCGCCTTCTTCTTTCGGTGGAGGGAGTTGGCTCAAAAAAAATTGCATCGCTTGTCAGTAAATTTCGTTCCCCCTCACAAATTTTAGATTCCTCCGTTAACTCCCTTGCAGCTTCTGAAGGTATAGGTCCTCTTCTGGCTTCGCGAATCAATCTTGCAGCAAAGGGCATTGATGTATTCACACAAACAACACAAAAACTGATTGATACCTGCCACAGAAAAGATATCGGTCTTCTCACTCTCTGGGATGACGAATATCCATATCTGCTAAAAAACATCTCTGATCCCCCTGTTATTCTTTATTATAAAGGAGCCCTCCTTAATCAGGAAGTAAACCCGGTGGCTATTGTGGGAACAAGAACACCAACTCAATACGGCAAGAATCAGGCGGAACGTATGGCAGTTATCCTTGCCCAGAAGAATATCACGATTATCTCCGGAATGGCACGGGGCATTGATTCTATTGCTCACCGCGGAGCTCTCTCAGCAGGTGCAAGGACTCTAGCCATCCTCGGCAGCGGAGTTGATGTGATCTACCCGCCAGAAAATGCCGACCTTGCTTATGAAATAACAAAAAACGGTCTGCTCCTTTCTGAATTCGAACCCGGTACAAAACCGGACGGTATCAATTTCCCCAAACGAAACAGAATCATTGCCGGTATGTCGCTCGGTACAATTGTAGTTGAATCAGGAATAGAAGGAGGTGCAATTCATACCGCTAAACTTGCTCTTGACAGCGGCAGGGAAGTTTTTGCAATACCGGGAAACATTGGTGTAAAACAATCTGAAGGGCCAAATTATCTCATTCAAAACAGCGGAGCTAAACTGGTAACTTCTGCTGATGATGTTATATCTGAACTGAGAATAGAAGCAGGAGAAAAAAGCATTTCCTCTCCCCCGCCTGAAATTTTTAATCTGAATATTTTTGAAGAAAAAATTATCTCACTACTGAACAAAGAGAATCCGGTACATATAGACAGTATCTCTAAACTTGCAGGCATGAGCACATACGATGCTCTTACCCATCTGCTTCAGTTGGAGTTCAAAGGTGCAGTCAAACAACTGCCGGGAAAGAACTTTATAACTTCTTTCTGA
- a CDS encoding replication-associated recombination protein A, whose amino-acid sequence MADQIRQPLPERLRPDSLNLIAGQQHLLGEGKPLRMLFESGKLYSFILWGPPGTGKTTIAKLAAASSGYIFYQLNAVSSGVKDIRDILEKAVDNRRQGKGTILFIDEIHRFNKAQQDALLNPVEQGIIILIGATTENPSFEVIPALRSRMRIFMLHSLSEEELRFILHRAVKEDSLITGNKITLADEDYLLFVSGGDARTLLNLLESSAEYAVHEGKTEITQQIIENVLQQKNTLYDKSGEGHYNLISAFIKSMRGSDPDAALYWMARMIEGGEDPLFIARRMIVFASEDIGNASPSALLLAVACFQALEKIGMPEGRIVMAQTVTYLASASKSNASYLGIEKAAESVRRTGDKPVPFHLRNGVTQYMKSEGYGKGYRYPHDFPNGFILEDYLPKDLIGSQFYFPKEEGQEKSLKDRLKALWKGKKRYE is encoded by the coding sequence ATGGCTGATCAGATAAGGCAGCCGCTTCCTGAAAGGCTCCGCCCCGATTCATTAAATCTCATTGCCGGCCAGCAGCATCTTCTGGGAGAAGGAAAACCGCTACGGATGCTTTTTGAAAGCGGAAAACTATATTCGTTTATTCTTTGGGGACCTCCCGGCACCGGTAAAACCACCATCGCCAAACTTGCTGCCGCTTCATCCGGATATATATTCTATCAGCTTAACGCGGTTTCCTCCGGTGTAAAGGATATACGTGATATTCTTGAAAAAGCTGTTGATAACCGCCGGCAGGGTAAGGGCACAATTCTGTTTATTGATGAGATTCACCGTTTTAATAAAGCCCAGCAGGATGCTCTTCTGAATCCTGTTGAGCAGGGGATCATTATACTGATTGGCGCAACTACCGAAAATCCTTCGTTTGAGGTTATTCCCGCGCTCCGTTCCCGGATGCGAATTTTTATGCTTCATAGTCTGAGTGAAGAAGAACTACGTTTCATTCTTCACCGCGCTGTAAAAGAAGATTCCCTGATAACCGGAAATAAGATTACGCTTGCTGATGAAGATTATCTTTTGTTTGTATCAGGAGGGGATGCAAGAACATTGCTGAATCTTCTTGAATCATCCGCTGAGTATGCAGTACATGAAGGTAAAACAGAAATTACACAGCAGATTATCGAGAATGTTCTTCAGCAGAAGAATACGCTGTATGATAAGAGCGGTGAGGGGCATTACAATCTGATTTCTGCTTTCATTAAAAGTATGCGGGGGAGTGATCCTGATGCAGCACTCTACTGGATGGCAAGAATGATTGAAGGGGGAGAAGATCCGCTTTTTATTGCACGCAGGATGATTGTATTTGCATCAGAAGATATCGGCAATGCATCACCGAGTGCACTGCTTTTGGCGGTTGCTTGTTTTCAGGCGCTTGAAAAAATCGGAATGCCTGAGGGAAGAATAGTCATGGCGCAAACTGTTACCTATCTTGCCTCGGCTTCAAAATCAAATGCCTCTTATCTTGGTATCGAAAAAGCAGCAGAGTCTGTACGGAGAACCGGAGATAAACCGGTACCGTTTCATTTAAGGAATGGCGTAACACAGTATATGAAAAGCGAAGGATACGGCAAGGGATACCGCTATCCTCATGATTTCCCTAATGGATTTATTTTAGAGGATTATCTGCCCAAAGATCTGATCGGAAGTCAGTTTTATTTTCCGAAAGAGGAGGGGCAGGAAAAGTCCCTTAAAGACCGTCTGAAAGCCTTATGGAAAGGGAAGAAGAGGTATGAGTGA
- a CDS encoding septum formation initiator family protein, with protein sequence MKSVAALIYLSIILIFSGIILFWDKGYIDYSAASSRNDSLYAVLDSVEQANILLEAEIDSVEKKIPFKMEKIAREKYSMLKPGEQLLIIKSEK encoded by the coding sequence ATGAAAAGTGTTGCAGCCCTTATTTATCTTTCCATTATTCTGATATTTTCCGGAATAATTCTCTTCTGGGATAAAGGATATATTGATTATTCTGCTGCCTCCTCCCGGAATGACTCACTGTATGCTGTTCTTGATTCCGTTGAACAGGCCAACATTCTTCTTGAAGCCGAAATAGATTCGGTCGAAAAAAAGATTCCTTTTAAGATGGAAAAAATTGCCCGCGAGAAATACTCCATGCTGAAGCCGGGGGAACAGCTTCTTATTATAAAGAGCGAAAAATAG
- a CDS encoding D-alanine--D-alanine ligase, with product MRILVISGGSSEEREISKRTSAAVYSTLLNGGHQVTLFDPALASPFVKNVQPYFETAIAEEYSATNFIHSVESLNKSEYDIAFIGLHGHNGEDGVIQSLLELKQIPYTGSGVMASALSMDKHIAKSVMHSVAGVDVPKGFCISSRNTSADILKLADEIIGYPVVVKPNDQGSTVGLTICKSPAELHKAFELAGKFSTKVLFEEFIPGRELTVGVVEGWELPVVEIKPKHDLYDYECKYTQGMTDYFCPADLPEALAAKIVEAGNKAFHALGCEGYGRADFRLTPDGRFSCLEMNSLPGMTATSLLPKMAQAKGYSFLELIEQIIKVSLK from the coding sequence TTGAGAATACTGGTTATCAGCGGCGGTTCTTCAGAAGAAAGAGAAATTTCCAAGCGGACATCTGCCGCGGTTTATTCAACTTTGCTGAACGGGGGACATCAGGTTACCCTTTTTGATCCAGCTCTCGCTTCACCTTTTGTCAAAAATGTTCAGCCTTATTTCGAAACTGCTATAGCTGAGGAATACAGCGCGACGAATTTTATTCATTCAGTTGAATCACTGAATAAAAGTGAATATGACATCGCCTTTATTGGTTTACACGGACATAACGGTGAGGATGGTGTTATTCAGTCTCTACTCGAATTAAAGCAGATTCCATATACAGGCTCGGGCGTAATGGCTTCAGCGCTATCTATGGATAAACATATAGCAAAGTCTGTGATGCACAGTGTTGCCGGTGTTGATGTGCCGAAGGGTTTTTGTATCTCCTCTCGTAATACCTCAGCGGATATCCTGAAATTAGCTGATGAAATAATCGGGTACCCGGTTGTGGTTAAACCTAACGATCAGGGATCAACGGTTGGATTGACCATCTGTAAAAGTCCCGCTGAACTTCATAAGGCCTTTGAACTGGCCGGGAAGTTTTCAACAAAGGTTTTGTTTGAGGAGTTTATTCCCGGGCGCGAACTAACCGTTGGAGTGGTTGAAGGCTGGGAACTGCCTGTGGTAGAAATTAAGCCTAAACACGACCTATACGATTATGAGTGTAAATATACGCAGGGAATGACAGATTACTTTTGTCCGGCTGATTTACCTGAAGCACTTGCCGCGAAAATTGTTGAAGCAGGCAATAAAGCTTTTCATGCACTCGGATGCGAAGGATACGGAAGGGCCGATTTCAGATTAACTCCCGATGGAAGATTTTCCTGCCTTGAAATGAATTCACTTCCTGGTATGACAGCCACAAGTCTCCTGCCTAAAATGGCACAGGCCAAAGGATATTCCTTTTTAGAATTGATAGAGCAGATAATAAAAGTCAGTCTGAAATGA
- a CDS encoding class II aldolase/adducin family protein, with product MSPAAEIIRIGKLLQQAGMVAATDGNISVRADAYSFYITASGVRKDSLTENDISKLDLDCNPVTHSNKPSTESKIHAALYRARPDIGAVVHAHPVHATAFSASPHSLDQPVFPEVVLSLGRIPLCKYATPSTADLPASLDPYIEFATVFLLQNHGAVATGKTLEQAFNRMDKLEHYAKMMSILITTGGFHQLKRKKLKELYAIAEKIYGITLHPKNRFL from the coding sequence ATGTCCCCCGCAGCTGAAATAATCCGTATAGGAAAACTTCTTCAGCAGGCAGGGATGGTCGCTGCAACAGACGGTAATATTTCAGTCCGGGCGGATGCCTACTCATTTTACATTACTGCTTCGGGAGTGCGCAAAGATTCTCTGACGGAGAATGATATAAGTAAACTTGATCTTGACTGCAATCCCGTAACTCATAGCAACAAACCTTCAACTGAATCCAAGATACATGCAGCGTTATATAGAGCAAGGCCTGATATCGGAGCAGTTGTGCACGCTCATCCGGTTCATGCAACTGCATTTTCCGCATCACCGCACTCACTTGATCAGCCCGTTTTTCCGGAAGTGGTTCTTTCCTTAGGCAGGATACCTCTGTGTAAATATGCAACTCCTTCCACAGCAGACCTGCCCGCAAGTCTTGATCCATATATTGAGTTTGCAACCGTTTTTCTCCTTCAAAACCATGGGGCAGTAGCAACGGGAAAAACTCTTGAGCAAGCCTTTAACAGAATGGATAAACTTGAGCATTATGCAAAGATGATGAGTATTCTCATCACCACGGGCGGATTTCATCAGCTTAAAAGGAAAAAGCTTAAAGAACTCTATGCAATAGCAGAAAAAATTTACGGCATTACGCTTCACCCAAAGAACAGGTTTTTATAA
- a CDS encoding Gfo/Idh/MocA family oxidoreductase, with protein MILDKIRRKKKLHWGVAGCGKFTETSLLPALNLIRRAKLEAVYSSNLSRARFIAEKAGAKYATSDFSEFLKSGIDAVYIAGANSDHYHQVLAAAKAGKHILCEKPLSITSAEAEEMVDACRKSGSKLAMSYVYRFHPLITKLKELVDNHVIGRIISIRAECNFLLADRDNFRYNKKLAGGGAIRDVGTHMIDLCRYIGGELYPLNAVSDNLVFKGDVEDFFAGTLRTQGGGYTFFQVSYSTPKASNRIEVIGSKGTIYIDNLVASRFASAKMTILIDGEVKKAFRKRANKFLRLFKSVNDSFLRGEEPLVTGTDGLVNMKLMEQLEQLCPPQLK; from the coding sequence ATGATATTAGATAAAATCAGACGGAAGAAAAAACTGCACTGGGGGGTTGCCGGCTGCGGCAAGTTTACTGAAACCTCCCTGCTTCCTGCACTGAATCTTATCAGGCGGGCGAAACTTGAAGCTGTTTACAGTTCCAATCTTTCCCGCGCAAGATTTATTGCTGAAAAAGCCGGCGCGAAATATGCGACTTCTGATTTTTCCGAATTTCTGAAATCAGGAATTGACGCAGTATATATAGCAGGCGCCAACAGCGATCATTATCACCAGGTGCTGGCAGCCGCCAAAGCCGGGAAACACATACTTTGCGAAAAACCCCTCTCAATCACGTCTGCCGAAGCGGAAGAAATGGTTGATGCCTGCAGGAAGAGCGGCTCTAAACTGGCTATGAGTTATGTATACCGGTTTCATCCGCTGATCACTAAATTAAAAGAACTGGTGGATAATCACGTCATTGGCAGGATTATCAGCATAAGGGCTGAGTGCAATTTTCTTCTTGCGGACAGGGATAACTTCCGTTACAATAAAAAGCTTGCCGGCGGAGGAGCCATTCGTGATGTCGGGACTCACATGATTGATCTGTGCCGCTATATCGGCGGTGAACTTTATCCGTTGAACGCAGTCTCAGATAATTTAGTCTTCAAGGGGGATGTTGAGGACTTCTTCGCGGGAACGCTCAGAACGCAGGGGGGAGGATATACATTCTTTCAAGTGTCCTATTCAACTCCCAAGGCGTCAAACAGGATCGAAGTTATCGGAAGCAAGGGGACCATCTATATTGATAATCTTGTCGCATCCCGGTTTGCTTCAGCCAAGATGACCATCCTTATTGACGGCGAGGTGAAAAAAGCTTTCAGAAAAAGAGCGAATAAATTCCTTCGTCTTTTTAAGAGTGTTAACGATTCATTTCTAAGAGGAGAAGAACCGCTTGTGACCGGTACGGATGGTCTGGTTAATATGAAATTAATGGAACAACTTGAGCAGTTATGTCCCCCGCAGCTGAAATAA
- a CDS encoding methylenetetrahydrofolate reductase, translated as MKVTEHLDRAKEPFISFEIIPPKRGGDIKSLLAVIEEISKFKPPFIDITSHSAEIEYVETKTGIEKHVKRKRPGTLGICALIQNKYNIDAVPHILCKNFTREETEDFLIELSYLGIDNVLAIRGDDNGFQKPVPAGRSANNYAIDLVAQIAAMNSGKFLEDGLLDAKPTSFCIGISGYPEKHFEAPNLKTDILYTRKKISTGADYIVTQMFFDNAVYFQYRDACAAEGVNVPIIPGLKIITAKSHLTNIPRNFFINLPPDLTGEVMEAKNNEHVMEIGVNWAAKQVIDLLDKGVPSIHFYIMQNAKPINLLMQKLKLHKQYYFIAG; from the coding sequence ATGAAGGTTACCGAACATTTAGACAGAGCAAAAGAACCTTTTATAAGCTTTGAGATAATCCCTCCCAAGAGGGGCGGAGATATTAAGAGCCTGCTGGCTGTCATTGAAGAGATATCGAAATTCAAACCCCCGTTTATTGATATTACCAGTCATTCAGCGGAAATTGAATATGTTGAAACCAAGACCGGTATCGAAAAACATGTTAAAAGAAAGAGACCGGGTACACTCGGAATCTGCGCGCTGATTCAGAATAAATACAATATTGATGCTGTTCCGCACATACTCTGCAAAAACTTTACCAGGGAAGAAACAGAAGATTTCCTTATTGAACTGAGTTATCTTGGGATTGATAATGTGCTGGCCATAAGAGGGGATGATAACGGATTCCAGAAACCGGTGCCCGCCGGGCGGTCCGCGAACAATTATGCGATTGATCTGGTTGCCCAGATTGCTGCCATGAATTCTGGAAAATTCCTTGAAGACGGACTTCTTGATGCAAAACCGACCAGTTTCTGCATTGGAATCAGCGGATATCCTGAAAAGCACTTCGAAGCACCGAACCTGAAGACTGACATCTTATATACCCGCAAAAAGATCAGCACGGGAGCGGACTACATTGTTACGCAGATGTTTTTTGATAATGCAGTGTATTTTCAATATAGAGATGCATGTGCCGCTGAAGGTGTTAACGTGCCCATCATACCAGGCCTTAAAATCATCACCGCAAAATCACATCTGACAAATATCCCGAGGAACTTCTTTATCAACCTTCCCCCGGATCTGACGGGTGAGGTGATGGAAGCGAAGAACAATGAACACGTAATGGAAATTGGCGTTAACTGGGCAGCTAAACAGGTAATAGACCTGCTTGATAAAGGTGTGCCGAGCATTCATTTTTATATTATGCAGAATGCAAAACCAATCAATCTGCTGATGCAGAAACTTAAATTACATAAACAATATTATTTTATTGCCGGTTAA
- the mnmA gene encoding tRNA 2-thiouridine(34) synthase MnmA: protein MKIAVLLSGGVDSSVALRILKDQGHEITAFYLKIWLQDEFSFLGNCPWDEDIQFAKEVCLQAGVPFETITMQSEYWEHVVTYTIREIKAGRTPNPDIFCNSLIKFGKFIDKIDPSFEKVASGHYARTEIAENYALLKTSPDAVKDQTYFLAYLNQEQLKRALFPIGSFNKKEIRRMAESYNLPNMSRKDSQGICFLGKIKFRDFIRHHLGDAPGDIIDINSGRKLGNHNGYYYYTIGQRSGLGLGGGPWYVVRKDTENNIIYVSGTEELIKKERDMFIMENMNIISPDWQAALKDEALRVKIRHGARTFGAKVSEGSDGLYTVHIDSREKGIAPGQFAVFYLNDICLGGAVISEKTF from the coding sequence ATGAAAATTGCAGTATTATTAAGCGGCGGGGTTGATAGTTCCGTTGCCCTGAGGATTCTGAAAGACCAAGGACACGAAATCACCGCCTTTTATCTGAAAATCTGGCTTCAGGATGAGTTCTCTTTTCTTGGTAACTGCCCCTGGGATGAGGATATCCAGTTTGCGAAGGAAGTCTGCCTTCAAGCCGGAGTACCTTTTGAGACGATCACCATGCAGAGTGAATACTGGGAACACGTAGTAACGTATACGATACGGGAGATAAAAGCCGGCAGAACCCCTAATCCGGATATCTTTTGCAATAGTCTGATAAAGTTCGGGAAGTTCATTGATAAAATTGATCCTTCCTTTGAAAAGGTAGCTTCAGGGCACTATGCCAGGACAGAGATTGCGGAAAACTATGCCTTGCTCAAAACATCACCTGATGCAGTCAAGGACCAGACCTATTTTCTTGCCTATCTCAATCAGGAGCAGTTAAAAAGAGCACTGTTCCCTATCGGCTCATTCAACAAAAAGGAGATCAGGCGGATGGCTGAGAGTTACAATCTTCCTAATATGTCCCGCAAGGACAGCCAGGGAATTTGTTTTCTCGGGAAGATCAAATTTCGTGATTTCATAAGGCATCATCTTGGAGACGCACCAGGTGATATTATTGATATTAATTCAGGCAGAAAACTCGGGAATCATAATGGTTATTACTATTACACCATTGGTCAGCGGTCAGGTCTTGGATTAGGAGGCGGCCCGTGGTACGTGGTAAGAAAAGACACGGAAAATAATATAATCTATGTTTCAGGCACTGAGGAACTGATAAAAAAAGAACGGGATATGTTTATCATGGAAAATATGAATATCATCTCCCCCGACTGGCAGGCGGCCCTTAAGGATGAAGCGCTGCGGGTAAAAATAAGACACGGTGCACGTACCTTCGGAGCAAAGGTTTCGGAAGGATCCGATGGTTTATATACCGTCCACATTGACAGCCGCGAAAAGGGCATCGCCCCAGGGCAGTTTGCAGTATTTTATCTTAATGATATCTGCCTCGGCGGAGCAGTGATCTCAGAAAAAACTTTCTGA